In one Sphingobacterium daejeonense genomic region, the following are encoded:
- a CDS encoding RNA polymerase sigma factor, which translates to MNYKLKSDIEIWQACKQDDVNAYNELFDRYAKILYRQAVSYVKSETAAENLVINLLLQIWEDRNNSNLSMGKNVRAYLMLSMRNQIIDYIQNHISGLKIIDFSEENIKIESNRTDYRINEVGMESFYKWLYS; encoded by the coding sequence ATGAATTATAAACTGAAATCTGATATTGAGATATGGCAAGCCTGCAAGCAGGATGATGTAAATGCGTATAATGAATTGTTTGATAGATATGCCAAGATTCTTTATCGGCAGGCTGTATCCTATGTGAAAAGTGAAACCGCTGCTGAAAACCTGGTCATAAATCTTCTGTTGCAAATTTGGGAAGACAGAAATAACTCAAATCTTAGTATGGGTAAAAATGTTAGAGCTTACCTCATGCTGTCAATGAGAAACCAAATTATCGATTATATCCAAAATCATATTTCCGGTTTAAAAATAATAGACTTCAGCGAAGAAAATATCAAGATTGAATCAAATAGAACTGATTATAGGATTAATGAGGTAGGAATGGAAAGTTTTTATAAGTGGTTATATAGTTAG
- a CDS encoding Gfo/Idh/MocA family protein, producing MKRKDFLKSAAVLAGSSILFRAEAFANQNSPLKIGLIGANGMGWSNLNAILKLDNVTCTALCDVDENVLNKRTAELEQKNIKTKKYIDYKDLLKDKNVDAVIIGTPDHWHCMIMVDAVKAGKHVYVEKPLGNSIKECEIMLAADKKYNKVVQVGQWQRSQQHFRDAMDFVHSGKLGKIRSVKAWAYQGWMKSIPVKPDSAAPAGVHYDKWLGPATTRPFNPNRFHFDFRWFWDYAGGLMTDWGVHMLDFALIGMKVSDPVSIMATGGKFAYPEDAAETPDSLTTVFAFDDFYLQWEQATGIDLGPYGKDHGVSFIGNNGTLVVNRGGWEVIPEKGRMEAVAHQPSKDDGLFKHMENFVSAIRTNDKSKLNAPVEAGAHIAILSQMGNIAYRTGKKIYWDKNKKQFTDEEANTYLAAKYNNGYKLPTV from the coding sequence ATGAAAAGAAAAGATTTCTTGAAGAGTGCTGCAGTTCTAGCGGGCTCATCCATTTTATTTCGTGCGGAAGCATTTGCAAATCAAAATTCACCATTGAAAATCGGCTTGATTGGCGCCAATGGAATGGGTTGGTCAAATCTGAATGCTATTTTGAAATTAGATAATGTGACCTGTACAGCACTTTGTGATGTTGATGAAAATGTGCTCAACAAAAGAACTGCTGAACTAGAACAAAAAAATATCAAAACGAAAAAATATATAGATTATAAGGATCTTCTAAAAGATAAAAATGTTGATGCTGTTATCATAGGGACGCCAGATCATTGGCATTGTATGATAATGGTTGATGCTGTCAAGGCCGGAAAGCACGTTTATGTAGAGAAGCCGTTAGGTAATTCCATCAAAGAATGTGAGATTATGTTGGCGGCAGACAAAAAATATAACAAAGTTGTACAGGTTGGCCAATGGCAACGCAGTCAACAGCATTTTAGAGATGCAATGGACTTTGTACACAGTGGGAAATTAGGCAAAATCAGATCGGTTAAAGCTTGGGCGTACCAAGGATGGATGAAAAGCATTCCTGTAAAACCAGATTCTGCAGCTCCAGCAGGTGTTCATTATGATAAATGGTTAGGACCCGCAACAACAAGACCATTTAATCCAAATCGTTTCCATTTTGATTTCAGATGGTTCTGGGATTATGCTGGCGGATTAATGACTGACTGGGGCGTCCATATGTTAGATTTCGCGCTTATAGGTATGAAGGTGTCTGACCCGGTATCTATTATGGCAACGGGAGGAAAATTCGCTTATCCCGAGGATGCTGCCGAAACCCCAGATTCATTGACAACCGTTTTTGCATTTGATGATTTTTATCTCCAATGGGAACAAGCTACTGGAATTGATCTAGGACCTTATGGCAAAGATCACGGTGTGTCTTTCATCGGAAACAATGGAACATTGGTAGTCAATAGAGGTGGTTGGGAAGTAATCCCTGAAAAGGGGAGGATGGAAGCCGTAGCACATCAACCCTCAAAAGACGATGGTCTATTCAAACATATGGAAAACTTTGTGTCTGCTATCAGAACCAATGACAAAAGTAAATTAAATGCCCCAGTTGAAGCTGGAGCACATATCGCTATCCTCTCGCAAATGGGTAACATTGCATACCGAACTGGAAAGAAAATTTATTGGGACAAGAATAAAAAGCAATTTACAGATGAAGAAGCTAATACTTATCTGGCCGCCAAATACAATAATGGTTATAAATTGCCAACCGTTTAA
- a CDS encoding ABC transporter permease produces MNWHYFKIAWRNISKRKLQNTINLIGLVCGVTFIMLVGAFIWDAYQVNTQLRNKDQQYILQSTYKTEGIGLPLTTIGALPKALHEEYPQLVANYYRLDGLTCIISNGSDNFEEGVSLGDPTLLSMFGFDLYEGNPKTALEDPFSVVLTEKAALKYFGNTHVLGKNIKISNFRGDRHDFVVTGVIKPQLQNSVLELTPAMQSDIFLPIASEKYFGRNIDSWENIYIAGFLELREGVKPGQLINPINELVNKNMDPEFSKNYGPQINPLSSYYLDDNNAAVKKMIKILIYISGFILLMAIINFINFSIGQNISRLKEIGVRKIMGAQSSQIAKQLLIEYIVLVFVVILFCLPVYMLVKPVFENIFMRNLPNLNELPVYFYGALFILTFLIGILSGIYPALKLSKNGILNSVKLQLNRVNKKNEVRKVLLFIQFSVAIIILTSTLIISKQINLFINGDMGYKKDYLLTVQVPRDWSVEGVQKMQTIQKELTELNEIKNISLSYETPNNIVGRTTISSTSGNQNPIASQMITSDSQYGITYEIPMVAGKFFSNNIVDSNRLKEIVLNRQAVQSLGFKSVDEIIGKNIFLDNDEPAIVTGVTENFIANSMHSANTPIIWTNVSHNTIFRYFNIRLEAGSIANSVDKLEKRWKELMPDSPFQYQFIDDSIRKMYETELKLQKASISATFISLLIVCLGISGLVSLAIKSRNKEVGMRKILGATLYDLLVLFSKEYYIIFICSILFAVPISYLLMKIWLENYEFRVDLSVFTFLGPVILLTFLLSVLMFLILVRTTRFNPIEKIREE; encoded by the coding sequence ATGAACTGGCATTATTTCAAAATTGCATGGAGAAACATTTCTAAGAGAAAGCTTCAGAACACCATTAACCTCATTGGGTTGGTCTGTGGAGTGACGTTTATTATGTTGGTAGGAGCATTCATTTGGGATGCCTATCAAGTAAACACGCAATTGAGAAACAAAGACCAGCAATACATCCTACAAAGCACCTATAAAACTGAAGGCATTGGTTTACCACTGACCACTATTGGAGCTTTGCCAAAAGCTTTGCATGAAGAATATCCACAATTAGTAGCCAATTATTACCGTCTAGATGGCCTTACATGCATTATTTCAAATGGTTCAGATAATTTTGAGGAAGGTGTATCATTAGGAGACCCTACCCTATTATCTATGTTTGGATTTGATCTTTATGAAGGAAATCCTAAAACTGCCTTAGAAGATCCTTTCAGTGTGGTATTAACTGAGAAGGCTGCCCTTAAGTATTTTGGGAATACACACGTACTGGGAAAAAATATTAAAATCAGCAATTTCAGGGGGGATAGACATGATTTTGTTGTTACTGGGGTCATCAAGCCTCAGTTGCAGAATTCGGTACTTGAACTTACTCCTGCTATGCAAAGTGATATATTTTTACCCATTGCTTCTGAAAAATATTTCGGAAGAAACATCGATAGTTGGGAGAACATCTATATTGCTGGGTTTTTGGAATTAAGAGAAGGTGTAAAACCCGGTCAATTAATTAATCCCATTAATGAATTGGTAAATAAAAATATGGATCCTGAGTTTTCAAAAAACTATGGCCCGCAAATCAATCCTTTATCTTCCTATTATCTGGATGACAATAATGCTGCTGTTAAGAAAATGATCAAGATATTGATTTATATATCGGGATTTATCCTTTTGATGGCAATTATCAATTTTATAAATTTCAGTATAGGTCAGAATATAAGTCGACTCAAAGAAATTGGAGTCCGGAAAATCATGGGTGCACAGTCTTCACAAATTGCCAAACAGTTATTGATTGAATATATCGTTTTGGTGTTTGTTGTCATTTTATTTTGTCTTCCGGTTTATATGTTGGTCAAACCAGTATTTGAAAATATTTTCATGCGGAACCTACCTAATTTAAATGAATTGCCTGTATATTTCTATGGTGCCCTATTTATTTTGACTTTTTTGATAGGTATACTATCTGGAATTTATCCTGCACTGAAATTATCAAAAAATGGAATTCTAAATTCAGTGAAGTTACAACTGAACAGAGTCAACAAGAAAAATGAGGTTAGGAAAGTACTATTATTTATTCAGTTTAGCGTTGCTATCATCATCTTAACTTCTACCCTTATTATCTCCAAGCAGATCAATTTATTTATCAATGGAGATATGGGATACAAAAAAGACTATTTACTAACCGTTCAAGTTCCTAGAGATTGGTCTGTTGAAGGTGTTCAAAAAATGCAGACCATTCAGAAGGAATTGACAGAGCTTAATGAGATCAAAAATATTAGTCTTTCTTATGAAACTCCTAATAATATTGTAGGAAGAACTACTATTTCTTCAACCAGCGGCAATCAAAATCCAATTGCATCGCAAATGATTACTTCAGATTCGCAATATGGAATAACTTATGAAATTCCAATGGTAGCTGGCAAATTTTTCAGCAATAATATTGTAGACAGTAATAGGTTGAAAGAAATAGTTTTGAATAGACAGGCAGTTCAGAGTTTAGGTTTCAAATCTGTAGATGAAATAATTGGGAAAAATATATTTCTAGACAACGATGAACCGGCGATAGTTACTGGAGTTACAGAAAATTTCATAGCTAACTCTATGCATTCAGCGAATACTCCTATTATCTGGACGAATGTTTCACATAATACTATCTTTAGATACTTTAATATCCGACTAGAAGCTGGTTCTATTGCTAATTCAGTTGATAAATTGGAGAAACGTTGGAAAGAGTTGATGCCTGATTCACCATTTCAATATCAATTCATCGACGACAGCATCAGGAAGATGTATGAAACGGAACTCAAGTTACAGAAGGCTTCAATTTCAGCAACTTTTATTTCATTGTTGATTGTTTGTCTGGGGATTTCTGGCTTAGTTTCTTTGGCAATAAAATCTCGCAACAAGGAGGTAGGAATGAGGAAAATATTGGGAGCTACCCTTTATGATCTATTGGTTTTATTCTCCAAAGAATACTATATAATTTTTATCTGTTCAATTTTGTTCGCTGTTCCAATTAGTTATTTGTTAATGAAAATATGGTTAGAGAATTATGAGTTTAGAGTAGACCTCTCCGTATTTACATTTCTAGGTCCGGTCATATTATTGACTTTCCTATTAAGTGTTTTGATGTTTCTGATTTTAGTCAGAACAACGCGTTTTAATCCAATAGAAAAAATAAGAGAAGAATAA
- a CDS encoding SusD/RagB family nutrient-binding outer membrane lipoprotein, with protein MKKFKTYYTLSGILLSAFFLTISCTKDFTELNTNPAGVTDEEAMGDFALVASFLAQAQRAILPENVGEYQASINLTSDAYGGYLAAEAPFVGNANNLTYALVPGWYSSLWVDRYIRAMNPLYRVETLTRADEKMQDIFAFAKVLKVSAMHRTSDKVGPIIYSKYNAPDENDQILYDSQEDAYKNFFKDLDSATTVFKSLKGKEVSAAMKKSDLAYASNNYDQWLKFANTLRLRLALRIVYKDPTLAKAEGEKALNPANGGLMETVGDNCFIKLSTDHPLNIITTTWSDTRMHANIESILGGYEDPRLGKLFAKATDEAVQGQFKGIRSGIEIDAKSRYDNYSKLLPLPNKMQLMVSSEAWFLKAEAALRGWTNAGDAKTNYENGIDRSFEMYGLGAQSSAYKSNSTRKPKPYIDPKAVKAGQNDIKEGSPLLSTITIQWNEADSKDRKLERIITQKWISMFPDGDEAWAEYRRSGYPLVFPVVVNYSNNTIPTVPGIRRMPYPEREYNSNSTAVNDAVKMLGGPDNGGTRLWWDVENKKL; from the coding sequence ATGAAAAAATTTAAAACCTATTATACCTTGTCGGGAATCTTGTTAAGTGCATTTTTCTTGACCATTAGTTGTACAAAAGATTTCACAGAATTAAATACGAATCCAGCAGGAGTAACTGACGAAGAGGCAATGGGAGATTTTGCTCTAGTTGCCTCATTTTTGGCACAGGCACAACGCGCTATTCTTCCTGAAAATGTTGGTGAATACCAAGCATCTATAAACTTGACGAGTGATGCATATGGTGGATATTTGGCAGCGGAAGCACCTTTTGTTGGCAATGCAAACAACCTAACGTATGCCTTAGTTCCGGGGTGGTATTCTTCATTATGGGTGGATCGTTATATCCGCGCGATGAACCCATTATATAGGGTTGAAACACTGACTAGGGCTGATGAAAAAATGCAGGATATTTTTGCCTTTGCCAAAGTTCTGAAAGTTTCGGCCATGCACAGAACCTCTGATAAGGTAGGACCAATTATCTATAGTAAATACAATGCTCCAGATGAGAATGATCAAATTCTATATGATTCTCAAGAAGATGCTTATAAAAATTTCTTTAAAGACCTTGACAGTGCAACAACTGTATTCAAATCTTTAAAGGGCAAGGAAGTTTCTGCTGCAATGAAAAAATCAGATCTGGCTTATGCATCGAACAATTATGATCAATGGTTGAAATTTGCCAATACCTTGCGATTAAGATTAGCATTGCGAATTGTTTATAAAGATCCCACTTTGGCAAAAGCAGAGGGAGAAAAAGCTTTAAATCCTGCAAATGGAGGTTTAATGGAAACAGTGGGTGATAATTGTTTTATTAAATTAAGCACAGACCATCCATTGAACATCATAACCACGACATGGAGCGATACAAGAATGCATGCTAATATTGAATCTATCTTAGGTGGATATGAAGATCCGCGGCTTGGAAAACTTTTTGCTAAAGCAACAGATGAAGCAGTGCAGGGACAATTTAAAGGTATACGTTCAGGAATTGAGATTGATGCCAAGAGCAGGTATGACAATTATTCCAAATTACTTCCATTACCAAATAAGATGCAGTTAATGGTTTCATCAGAAGCTTGGTTCTTAAAAGCGGAGGCTGCACTTCGGGGTTGGACAAATGCCGGAGATGCAAAAACAAATTATGAGAATGGAATCGACCGTTCTTTTGAGATGTACGGTTTGGGGGCTCAGTCAAGTGCTTACAAGAGCAATTCTACTCGAAAACCGAAACCTTATATTGACCCCAAAGCTGTAAAAGCAGGTCAAAATGATATTAAGGAAGGATCTCCCCTATTGAGCACGATTACTATTCAGTGGAATGAGGCTGACAGCAAGGACCGTAAATTGGAAAGGATAATTACACAAAAATGGATTTCTATGTTTCCTGATGGTGATGAAGCCTGGGCAGAATATCGTAGATCAGGTTATCCATTGGTATTCCCTGTGGTAGTGAATTACAGTAATAACACGATTCCAACGGTTCCTGGAATCAGGAGAATGCCATACCCAGAAAGAGAATATAACAGCAATAGCACAGCAGTCAATGACGCTGTTAAGATGTTAGGAGGCCCTGATAATGGCGGAACTAGATTATGGTGGGATGTTGAAAATAAAAAGTTGTAA
- a CDS encoding SusC/RagA family TonB-linked outer membrane protein — MLWLTAIQLIYAQERILKGTVVDEQSKAPIAGATVKLIPNNKATATDDSGNFTIEVPAGTTGVNVSTMGYNQVNQSITPADTAITISLAAAQANKIDDVVVTAMGVQRKAKSLSYSTQTVKGEELTKVKDANPMNNLTGKVSGMQINRSSSGIGGSVNIILRGFKSNRNNQPLYVIDGLPITNTGGSGSEGAFGGAPDRGDILSTLNADDILNINVLKGASASALYGSQGANGAIMITTKKGAEGNLKIDVSSSITADQAFYLPKLQYRYAQTTEGSEESWGEKGSFNDPVKDFYNTGTTLINTISLSGGTEKMQNYFSYGNTSNKGILPTNSFNQHSATFRNSTNFFDNKLSFDGSMMYSRQDIHNRPTSGLYFSPIAGLYLFPRGLDFDKYKNFEYLSTSRNLNLQDWWNINADAGLTGTHHSQNPFWVLNRNPTFQVRDNIIAQGQLKYTINDWLSVSARGTLNKRWDKFERHVYAGTQGVLSGEVIEGVLQDNGRFIRDETESTALYGDLLLIGNKTFAEDWDLNFTAGTSINDTKSNGWNLDQLKLAVANKFLMSNIYRDAPINVLNESISRRQLQSLFASANLGFKDKIFLDLTARNDWSSTLANTPEMKKGYFYWSAGLSAVLSDMVKMPAFITYSKLRLTMAEVGNDVGIYSTIPTNTLATGILNANVSGPYQGLPLRPEISRSFEVGYEGRFWNDRINFDLALYKTNTKDQYFSYQAPVGQVFTTVFLNAGNVENKGIEAALGIDAIKKDNFSWNTSVNFTANRNKILELAPKLGERYSIGGNFNVLRLNGSFGDFWARTFLRDENGVMVVDDTGRPQIGPEGYVGNNNPKSIIGWNNTFNYGKFGLSFTIDARFGGQVISVTDGYLNSFGVSEESAAARDAGGLDIPAVKMDGTPWEGKIPAQAYYSAVGNRDGIIEGQVYDATNIRMREISLTYGLPIQWKGVKSGFYFINGKKSIFLPK, encoded by the coding sequence ATGCTATGGCTCACAGCCATTCAATTAATTTATGCTCAAGAGCGGATATTGAAAGGTACCGTTGTTGATGAACAATCAAAGGCTCCCATTGCTGGAGCGACCGTAAAACTGATTCCAAACAATAAAGCTACGGCGACTGACGATTCCGGAAATTTTACGATAGAAGTTCCTGCCGGTACCACAGGAGTCAATGTCAGTACTATGGGCTATAACCAGGTCAATCAGAGTATCACTCCTGCTGACACAGCCATAACCATCAGTTTGGCAGCAGCACAAGCCAATAAAATTGATGATGTTGTGGTGACTGCTATGGGTGTTCAGCGAAAGGCAAAAAGTCTCTCCTATTCTACACAAACCGTGAAAGGCGAGGAATTGACGAAGGTAAAGGATGCCAACCCGATGAATAACCTGACTGGTAAAGTTTCAGGGATGCAAATCAACCGTAGTTCATCCGGAATTGGAGGATCAGTCAACATTATCCTTCGCGGGTTTAAATCAAACCGCAACAATCAGCCACTTTATGTAATCGACGGACTCCCTATTACAAACACAGGTGGTAGTGGATCTGAAGGAGCTTTTGGCGGTGCGCCTGATCGAGGAGATATCTTAAGCACCTTAAATGCAGACGATATTTTAAACATCAATGTATTGAAAGGAGCATCTGCTTCCGCCCTTTATGGTAGCCAAGGAGCAAATGGAGCGATTATGATTACGACAAAAAAAGGAGCTGAAGGAAACCTCAAAATCGATGTTTCTTCAAGCATCACAGCTGATCAGGCTTTCTATTTACCAAAGCTACAATACAGATATGCTCAAACAACAGAAGGAAGTGAGGAAAGCTGGGGCGAGAAAGGGTCATTCAATGATCCTGTCAAGGATTTTTATAATACAGGTACCACATTAATCAATACGATTTCCTTGAGTGGTGGTACAGAAAAAATGCAAAACTATTTCTCTTATGGTAATACCAGCAATAAAGGGATTTTGCCTACTAATTCATTTAATCAACATTCAGCAACTTTCAGGAACTCTACTAATTTCTTTGACAACAAACTCAGTTTCGATGGGAGCATGATGTATTCTAGGCAGGACATTCATAATCGCCCAACTTCAGGCTTATATTTCAGTCCTATTGCCGGATTATATCTTTTCCCGAGAGGTCTGGATTTTGACAAATACAAGAATTTTGAATATTTATCCACTAGTCGAAATCTTAACCTTCAGGATTGGTGGAATATCAATGCAGATGCTGGGTTAACTGGAACTCATCATTCCCAAAATCCGTTTTGGGTTTTAAATCGTAATCCTACGTTTCAGGTTCGAGACAATATCATTGCACAGGGCCAATTAAAATATACGATTAATGATTGGCTATCTGTTAGTGCTAGGGGAACTTTGAACAAGCGTTGGGATAAATTTGAGCGTCATGTTTACGCCGGAACTCAAGGTGTTTTATCAGGAGAAGTTATCGAAGGCGTTCTCCAGGATAATGGTCGTTTCATCCGTGATGAGACCGAAAGTACAGCCTTATATGGCGACTTATTATTAATCGGTAATAAAACCTTTGCTGAGGATTGGGATTTAAACTTTACAGCGGGAACATCCATTAATGACACCAAATCCAATGGATGGAATCTTGACCAATTGAAATTGGCTGTTGCCAATAAATTTTTAATGAGCAATATCTATAGAGATGCTCCGATAAATGTACTGAATGAATCGATCAGCAGAAGGCAATTGCAATCCTTGTTTGCATCTGCAAACTTAGGATTTAAGGACAAAATCTTCTTGGACTTGACTGCTCGGAATGACTGGTCATCGACCTTGGCTAATACCCCCGAGATGAAAAAGGGATATTTCTATTGGTCAGCAGGACTATCAGCGGTGTTATCAGATATGGTAAAGATGCCTGCATTTATTACATACAGTAAGTTGAGGTTGACTATGGCAGAAGTTGGAAACGATGTCGGGATCTATAGTACCATCCCAACGAACACTTTGGCTACCGGGATATTGAATGCTAATGTTTCGGGCCCTTACCAAGGTTTGCCACTACGACCAGAGATCAGTAGAAGTTTTGAAGTGGGTTATGAAGGTAGGTTTTGGAATGACCGGATTAATTTCGACCTGGCATTGTATAAAACAAATACCAAGGATCAATATTTCTCATATCAAGCCCCTGTTGGCCAAGTTTTCACCACGGTTTTCTTAAATGCCGGCAATGTTGAAAATAAAGGCATCGAGGCAGCATTAGGGATTGACGCCATAAAGAAAGACAATTTCAGCTGGAATACTTCGGTGAATTTCACTGCTAACAGAAATAAGATTTTAGAATTGGCGCCAAAATTAGGTGAGCGATATTCTATTGGTGGAAACTTTAATGTGTTGAGATTAAATGGATCGTTTGGGGATTTTTGGGCAAGGACATTTTTACGTGATGAGAATGGTGTAATGGTGGTAGATGATACGGGTAGGCCTCAGATTGGACCTGAAGGCTATGTTGGCAATAACAATCCGAAATCCATTATCGGGTGGAATAATACGTTCAACTACGGAAAATTCGGTTTAAGTTTCACTATTGATGCAAGGTTTGGTGGACAGGTTATCAGTGTGACGGACGGATATTTAAATTCTTTTGGAGTTAGTGAAGAAAGTGCTGCTGCGAGAGATGCTGGCGGATTGGATATCCCAGCTGTAAAGATGGATGGAACACCTTGGGAAGGGAAGATTCCTGCGCAGGCATATTACAGTGCTGTAGGTAATCGGGATGGTATAATCGAAGGTCAGGTTTATGATGCGACCAATATCCGTATGCGAGAAATTTCATTAACCTATGGGCTTCCAATCCAATGGAAAGGTGTTAAGAGTGGCTTCTATTTCATTAACGGGAAGAAATCTATTTTTCTTCCGAAATGA
- a CDS encoding SDR family oxidoreductase, whose amino-acid sequence MNNKEILLTGITGFLGSHTAIELLNRGYKVTGTLRDLNRIDSIRSIISNHTDNIDNLSFFQAELLDKEVWKKATANKDYVIHAASPFPRELPKDENELIIPAKEGTLNVLAAAKSNKVKRVVIVSSISTVVYGKKKAELENVFTEETWTDTANRVDTKPYIRSKTIAEKAAWDFIKKDSDGMEMVSVLPGAMLGPVLEEDFGTSANIVIKALDGKMPAMPKIAFEIVDVRSVAQLLVDVMEKPQAAGNRFMASAGHMTMKQLANVLKSNFPDKKISTSELPNFMSRFIALFEPSLKPILLDLGITRKIDATKAKRVLGWKPISKEDAILACAKSVLKIGIVK is encoded by the coding sequence ATGAACAACAAAGAAATATTACTAACTGGAATCACTGGATTTTTAGGTTCTCATACAGCAATTGAGCTATTGAACAGAGGGTATAAAGTTACAGGTACACTCAGGGATTTAAATAGAATAGATTCAATACGATCCATAATCTCAAATCATACCGATAACATCGATAATCTTAGTTTTTTTCAAGCTGAGCTATTAGATAAAGAGGTTTGGAAAAAAGCTACTGCTAATAAGGATTATGTAATCCATGCCGCATCTCCATTTCCTAGGGAATTGCCAAAAGATGAAAATGAATTAATTATTCCTGCCAAAGAAGGTACATTAAATGTGTTAGCTGCCGCTAAGTCAAATAAGGTCAAAAGGGTGGTTATCGTTTCATCCATATCAACAGTAGTTTATGGTAAAAAGAAAGCTGAGCTGGAGAACGTTTTTACCGAGGAAACTTGGACGGATACGGCGAATAGAGTAGATACAAAACCATATATAAGAAGTAAAACCATAGCGGAAAAAGCTGCCTGGGATTTTATTAAGAAGGATAGTGATGGCATGGAGATGGTGAGCGTATTGCCCGGAGCAATGCTCGGTCCAGTATTAGAAGAAGATTTTGGTACTTCGGCGAATATCGTGATCAAAGCTTTGGATGGAAAGATGCCGGCAATGCCTAAAATTGCATTTGAAATAGTGGATGTCCGTTCTGTTGCTCAATTGCTGGTAGATGTCATGGAAAAACCTCAAGCAGCCGGAAATAGATTTATGGCCTCTGCTGGTCATATGACAATGAAGCAGTTAGCAAATGTTCTTAAGTCCAATTTCCCAGATAAAAAAATCAGTACCTCAGAATTACCTAATTTTATGTCGAGATTTATAGCTCTATTTGAACCCTCCTTGAAACCAATCTTGTTGGATTTAGGAATTACAAGAAAAATAGATGCTACTAAGGCAAAGCGAGTATTGGGCTGGAAACCAATCTCAAAGGAAGATGCAATATTGGCTTGTGCCAAAAGTGTTTTGAAAATTGGAATCGTCAAATAA
- a CDS encoding Crp/Fnr family transcriptional regulator: MEKLKSILRFGAILSESDIEEIASNFKAKSLSATEHVLEVGQIAHEIAFIESGIVRIYKPDGDGNEVTKYFFKENQFFVDLESYYSERQQVKHSKQL; encoded by the coding sequence ATGGAAAAACTAAAATCAATCCTAAGATTTGGGGCTATCTTATCAGAATCAGATATCGAAGAGATAGCCTCAAATTTTAAAGCTAAAAGTCTAAGTGCAACCGAGCATGTTTTAGAAGTTGGTCAGATTGCTCATGAAATCGCTTTTATAGAATCTGGAATTGTCAGAATCTATAAACCTGATGGTGATGGCAATGAAGTCACAAAATACTTCTTTAAAGAAAATCAATTTTTCGTTGATCTCGAAAGCTATTACTCAGAACGGCAGCAAGTGAAGCATTCCAAGCAGTTGTAG